The following DNA comes from Candidatus Methylacidiphilum fumarolicum.
AGCTCTCGAAGATAGGCTTCTGATGTTTTGCGTTGCATCCTCCCTAGTACTGGATCAGAAATGTGTTGAATGGGAATATCAATATACTTTGCTATTTTTTTGGAGGAGCTGAACTTTTCTATGAGCGCTTCTGTCCAATGGGCAGGATGGGTATATAAAAGGCGAATCCAGAAATCACCAGGTATCGCTTCTAAACCACTTAAAAGATCCACCAATAGGGAAACTTTCTGAGTGGATTGATCGATTCCGTAGAAGGTCGTATCCTGAGAAATCAAGATGATTTCTTTTGTTCCTCTTTCTACCATGGCAGATGCTTCCTTCAGTACTGAATCAATCGAACGACTCCGGTAGCGTCCTCTAATTTTTGGGATGATACAAAAAGTACATGGATGATTACATCCCTCCGCTATCTTTAAATAGCTGAAATGGGGAGGAGTGAGTTTTAGTCGTGGATGATCGAAATCAGGTATGAACTTTGGTGACTGAGCAAGAGGAATGGAGTCAGAAAGGGGAGTATTGCGATCAATTAACTCTTTTAAATGAGAATCAATATTCGGAATTTCATCAAGCCCAAGAAAAAGATCAACTTCAGGAAGCAAAGAAGACAGTTCCTTTCCGTACCGCTGGAAAAGGCAGCCTGTCACCACAATTTTCTGTTTTGTTGCTCCCGTCTCTCTTCGATGGATAGCGGCCAGAATTGTCTCAATAGATTCTTTTTTTGCCGGCAAAATAAACCCGCAGGTATTAATTAATAAGATATCCGCTCGGTGTGGAGAAGCCGTTAAGGAAGCTCCAGCATCCAGAAGTTTGCCGAGCATTACTTCTGAATCCACGAGATTTTTAGAGCAGCCCAAGGAGATCATCGCAATGCTTATGCCTGAAAGAGTCGAGTTCATGGAAAATCAATGGATCTTTTAAGAATTTTGTTAAAAAAAATTAGCATTATGGAGTGGTTGGAATAATGATGTCTTGAGTTGCATCCCCCGCTGAAGCAATAGATACACTTTTCCCATCGAGTATAAATTCAACTTGAGATATATTGGAAGCACGAATTTGGAACCTTGGACCAATAAATTCTTTTCGTTCCCCTCCGTGCAGAACCCCTGAAAAAACCTGCCTGGGTTTGCCTCCTTCGATGACTTGAATGAAAATCCAAGAATCTTTCCTAGCTTGGACAACTAGTTTATAATTTTTTTCTGCAAAAGAAACAGCTGGCTCATCGGCACTCTCCTCCTCATCCTCTGCTGCGTCTGAATTTGTCTCTATTGTCCCATCTTTGCTTCTAGGTTGATCTTCAATGTTAGGAATAGGTTCCGGGCTAACAGGCAAGGCTCTCATAACCTTAACATTATCGGAGGTAGAGCCATTTTCTTTGTTCGGTGGAATGGGAGAGGAAGGAGGAGAAGAAGGTGAAGGAGGAGAAGATTCTGCAGTTGGGATAGGATGAATAGGAGTGGCTCTTTTTACAGTTTCATTTCCAACTTTAGAAAGATCGACTGGAGCTTCTTGGGTTGGTTGTTCTTTCCTAACAGGTTCAAGGATAGGAGGTTTAAGCTCTGGACTTTTTCGAACCATCTCTTCAGGAGAAGAGCTTTTGCCTGGGCCATGTCGAAAAGAAGTGACTTGATAAATTCTGTATACTCCAATTCCGCACATTAGAAGGAAAAGAAGGAAAGCAAAGAAAAAGGCGATTCGTTGTGGCGTAAAGAAAGGTTCTTTTTGTAGGGGTGTCTCCACATATTTTACGGGAAGAGTCATTAATAAAGAGGTAGTTTCTTCTTCCTTAGAACCAAAAATATTATCTAGTTCATTTAAAAGCGGCCTCTCATCCATACCTAAGGTTTTTGCATAGATTCTTACGAAGCCACGAACTTGAGCCGAAGCCGGAATTTTGTCATATTGATCTTGTTCCAAGGCTACGAGTTGTTCTGGAAGAATTTTTGTTATTTTTGAAACTGTTTGTAACGAAAGGCCTTGGGCCTCACGAGCAGCTCGGAGCCTTTGGCCTATTGTTTGTTTCATTCCCTGTTCCATAAATTCTTCTTTCTCCTTACTAAAAATGGGGAATGGGGCCATTTAAATCGACAAGTATTTCTCTTGGCTTAGCCCCATTTTCCGGACCAACAATTCCTTTTTCTTCTAAAAGGTCCATCACCCAAGCAGCTCTATTATACCCTAGCCGAAGTCTTCTTTGAAGGAGGGAAGTGCTGGCTCTTTTTTCTTGCCAAATAATTTCAAGACATTTTTGGATTAGTTCTCGATCACTCTCAGAAATTTCCAATTCTTTGGTTTCATTATCAATAGCGTTTTGAACTTGAGGGATAGTCGAAGAAGGATAGAGGCTTTTTATATGCTCGACCACCTCATAGACTTCCTCTTCAGATACATAAGCTCCTTGGCCTCGGATCATTTTAGAAGTGGCTGGAGGGAGAAATAGGAAATCTCCTTTTCCAATAAGATTTTCGGCTCCATTTTCGTCAAGAATCACTCGAGAATCAAGGGAACTGGCAACTTGAAAAGCGATACGCGAGGGTATATTGGCTTTGATTACCCCAGTGATCACTTCTCTTCGCGGAGTTTGAGTGGCAACGATAAGATGGATACCAGCGGCTCTAGCTTTTGCAGAAAGTCGTGCTATTGCCACTTCGACTTCAGCAGGGGTCGTCTGCATCAAATCAGCCAGTTCATCAATCACAACCACAATCCAGGGGAGTTTTTCTTTTTTTTCTTCTTCTTCTTTAATAGTCGAAGTCGTGCGCTCTAATTTTGAGTTGTAAGCAATGATATTCCTAGTTCCAGCTTCAGCCAGCAAGCCATAACGCCTTTCCATTTCTTGAATGAGCCACTTCAGTCCGTTAAGAACTTTTTTAGAATCAATGATCACAGGTACAATTAAATGGGCGATTCCATTATAGGCCTGAAGTTCAACTTGTTTTGGATCGACAAGAATGATTCTAAGATCGGATGGACCAAACTTGTAAAGCAAACTCAGCAATATCGAATTAAGGCATACCGATTTGCCTGAGCCAGTGGCTCCAGCAATAAGAAGATGAGGCATCTCGAACAGATCAGCAATAAGAGCTTCTCCATAGACATTTTTCCCTAGGGCTAAGGGAATCTTTGCTTTGGAATTATTCCAATCTGGACTTTCTAGGATATCTCTTAGAAAAACTGGAATTTTCTTTGCATTAGGTAATTCCACTCCCACGCTATCTTTTCCTGGGATCGGTGCCAAAATATTGACTCTTTCTGCGCGCATAGAGCGGGCTATGTCTCTTTGAAGATTTTTGATTCTATCAACTCTCACTCCTGCAGCTGGATAAAGTTCAAAGCGTGTAATTGTAGGTCCATAAGTGATCGCTCCAGGATTCACTTCAATACCAAAACTCGCTAAAGTTTCAATGAGAAGTTGAGCCTGATTGCGTAGTTCAGATTCTGGTACAGCGACTTTCCCAAGATAGGGATTTTGCCGGAGGAGAGAAATTGGAGGAGAAGCATAGGTAGAGGACTCAGCAGAGAGTTTTTCTGGTTTTGAGCTCTCCTTGGAAGGATTTTTGAGGATAGTAGAAGTCGACTTTTCTTTTGCTCCCAAAGATGGGGAGAAAATAAGAGGATCGTTCTTTGAATCATTCTTAGGGGATTCAAAGGAATTTGAGGTTGATGTATTTTGGTTTTCTCCCTCTTTTTCTTTGTTACCAAATAAATTCATTTTTTTAAACAGCGAAGGCTTCTGTTGCGGTATGGGATTATTGTCCAAGTCCTTGGAGTTGCCAATGATTCCAGAAATCCCAGAGGTATCGTTTTTTCTGCGAAATAGGCTGTCGACACATAAAGGAGGAGGGGACTGTTTTTTTAAAACTTTTTCTATTTCTTTCTCTTCTTTCCTTAGCTTCTTATGAGCGAGTTCTAACTGACCAGATAGCCCTTTTTGCTGCAGAAGGGCTTCTTGATGTGCTTCTATTTTTTCTTTCAGATAAATGGCCAGTCTAATCAAACTTCTTACCGGCTCTGTTTCATACAAAAGCACAAAGAAAAGGATCAGCAATATGATGAGCAAGACTAAACTTCCAGGTTCGCCTAAGAAACGAACGAGTAAGAGGCGCTTCGCTATATCCCCAATGAGGCCACCTGGAGTAAAAATTTCCCGATTTTGTTCTGTAATTTTACCAAGCAACGGCTGCAATTCCAAAAGGGCTGCAATGGAGGAGAGTAGCAAAAAACTTAATGGGATTTTTTTCCACCAGCAGATTTTAGCATGGATTCCTAGGGCTATTCCAGCAGTAATCAAAAGAACTGGCACAGTGTAAGCCCCAAAACCAAAAAACATAAAGAGGAAAAAAGCCGTGTACGCTCCTAGTGGACCTACCGCATTGGAGGTCGCTGTTTTAGGTGGCCATTGATTAAAAGCAATATCCGTTGCATGAAAAGAAGCCAAACTTAGGATGAGTAAAATGGCTGCTCCAAAACAAACAATACTAAAGATTTCAAACAATATAGAATTGCGTTCCGTAAACATAATCTTAGTTTTAAGATCAAGAGGTATCGATGATGCTTAAAACCAATACCATCCTTGTCAGTTTACAATATCAAAAAATAATTAAAAAAAAGAATTCATTTTTCTTCTTGTTGAAGAACATTTTTTTTATTAATCAAAAAGCTTAATATAAATTCGTTATTATAATTAGTATTCCTTAGGAGAAAATTCTTCAACTTAAAAAGGAGATCGACCATGGCTTATCAATTACCACCATTACCTTATGCTTTGGATGCTTTAGAACCTCATATTAATACCATGACCATGGATTGTCATTATAATGGACATCATAAAGCTTATGTACAGAACTTAAATAAAGCCTTAGCTGATTATCCTGACTTTCAGAGGAAAAGGCCTGAAGAATTACTTATGGCCTTAGATTCTATCCCTCAAAATATAAGAACAGCTGTAAGAAATAATGGAGGGGGCCATGTTAATCACAGTTTTTTTTGGAGAATAATGGCTCCAAATGCTGGAGGCAAACCTACGGGGAAACTCTACGAAGACATTCTATCTCAATTTGGGAGCTTCGAAGCTTTTCAGGAAAAATTTGAGGCTGCAGGCCTTGCTCGTTTTGGAAGTGGTTGGGTATGGTTAGTTGTGAATAAAGAAGGGAAGCTGGAA
Coding sequences within:
- a CDS encoding FtsK/SpoIIIE family DNA translocase encodes the protein MFTERNSILFEIFSIVCFGAAILLILSLASFHATDIAFNQWPPKTATSNAVGPLGAYTAFFLFMFFGFGAYTVPVLLITAGIALGIHAKICWWKKIPLSFLLLSSIAALLELQPLLGKITEQNREIFTPGGLIGDIAKRLLLVRFLGEPGSLVLLIILLILFFVLLYETEPVRSLIRLAIYLKEKIEAHQEALLQQKGLSGQLELAHKKLRKEEKEIEKVLKKQSPPPLCVDSLFRRKNDTSGISGIIGNSKDLDNNPIPQQKPSLFKKMNLFGNKEKEGENQNTSTSNSFESPKNDSKNDPLIFSPSLGAKEKSTSTILKNPSKESSKPEKLSAESSTYASPPISLLRQNPYLGKVAVPESELRNQAQLLIETLASFGIEVNPGAITYGPTITRFELYPAAGVRVDRIKNLQRDIARSMRAERVNILAPIPGKDSVGVELPNAKKIPVFLRDILESPDWNNSKAKIPLALGKNVYGEALIADLFEMPHLLIAGATGSGKSVCLNSILLSLLYKFGPSDLRIILVDPKQVELQAYNGIAHLIVPVIIDSKKVLNGLKWLIQEMERRYGLLAEAGTRNIIAYNSKLERTTSTIKEEEEKKEKLPWIVVVIDELADLMQTTPAEVEVAIARLSAKARAAGIHLIVATQTPRREVITGVIKANIPSRIAFQVASSLDSRVILDENGAENLIGKGDFLFLPPATSKMIRGQGAYVSEEEVYEVVEHIKSLYPSSTIPQVQNAIDNETKELEISESDRELIQKCLEIIWQEKRASTSLLQRRLRLGYNRAAWVMDLLEEKGIVGPENGAKPREILVDLNGPIPHF
- a CDS encoding helix-turn-helix domain-containing protein, with product MKQTIGQRLRAAREAQGLSLQTVSKITKILPEQLVALEQDQYDKIPASAQVRGFVRIYAKTLGMDERPLLNELDNIFGSKEEETTSLLMTLPVKYVETPLQKEPFFTPQRIAFFFAFLLFLLMCGIGVYRIYQVTSFRHGPGKSSSPEEMVRKSPELKPPILEPVRKEQPTQEAPVDLSKVGNETVKRATPIHPIPTAESSPPSPSSPPSSPIPPNKENGSTSDNVKVMRALPVSPEPIPNIEDQPRSKDGTIETNSDAAEDEEESADEPAVSFAEKNYKLVVQARKDSWIFIQVIEGGKPRQVFSGVLHGGERKEFIGPRFQIRASNISQVEFILDGKSVSIASAGDATQDIIIPTTP
- the rimO gene encoding 30S ribosomal protein S12 methylthiotransferase RimO — protein: MNSTLSGISIAMISLGCSKNLVDSEVMLGKLLDAGASLTASPHRADILLINTCGFILPAKKESIETILAAIHRRETGATKQKIVVTGCLFQRYGKELSSLLPEVDLFLGLDEIPNIDSHLKELIDRNTPLSDSIPLAQSPKFIPDFDHPRLKLTPPHFSYLKIAEGCNHPCTFCIIPKIRGRYRSRSIDSVLKEASAMVERGTKEIILISQDTTFYGIDQSTQKVSLLVDLLSGLEAIPGDFWIRLLYTHPAHWTEALIEKFSSSKKIAKYIDIPIQHISDPVLGRMQRKTSEAYLRELLFEIRKKVKEAAIRTTLIVGFPGESEEDYQKLCDFICEFKFDRLGVFPYSPEEGTKAEKMMDQVAEKVKKRRAKKIMELQKAIVREKNRGAIGKKLKVLIDRPGLARSQWDAPEVDTLVHVPLSLPPGQFAEVKIVDFKDYDLIAQ
- a CDS encoding superoxide dismutase, producing MAYQLPPLPYALDALEPHINTMTMDCHYNGHHKAYVQNLNKALADYPDFQRKRPEELLMALDSIPQNIRTAVRNNGGGHVNHSFFWRIMAPNAGGKPTGKLYEDILSQFGSFEAFQEKFEAAGLARFGSGWVWLVVNKEGKLEVLSTPNQDNPLSDGNQPFFGCDVWEHAYYLKYQFRRGEWLKAFWNVVNWKAVEEFYSQALAKNLSFCP